The following are encoded in a window of Clarias gariepinus isolate MV-2021 ecotype Netherlands chromosome 8, CGAR_prim_01v2, whole genome shotgun sequence genomic DNA:
- the sod3b gene encoding extracellular superoxide dismutase [Cu-Zn] gives MAAYTLLVVFLLSFFFHTPILSEKFPLKPPEHDLFNGSLYASCRMHPNTQLGLGLPKVYGHVLFKQTRPDESLQVMLKLHGLPASSSQSQAIHIHQYGDLSEGCTSTGGHYNPGGVNHPLHPGDFGNFIPRNGKIRRSVSIKATLYGSLSVLGRAVVIHEKKDDMGRGVDAGSLLHGNAGGRLACCVIGMSSSKLWNKSHP, from the coding sequence ATGGCAGCATACACACTCTTAGTGGTGTTTCTGCTCAGCTTTTTCTTTCACACACCCATCCTGAGTGAAAAGTTCCCACTGAAGCCTCCTGAGCATGATCTGTTTAACGGCTCTTTGTACGCCTCCTGCAGAATGCATCCCAACACCCAGTTGGGGTTAGGACTGCCCAAAGTGTATGGGCATGTCCTGTTTAAACAAACCAGACCAGATGAGAGCTTACAGGTGATGTTAAAACTACACGGCTTGCCTGCATCTAGTTCTCAGTCTCAAGCAATACACATTCATCAATATGGAGATCTAAGTGAAGGCTGCACCTCCACTGGCGGCCATTACAACCCAGGTGGAGTTAACCATCCGCTTCATCCTGGAGATTTTGGAAACTTTATTCCTCGCAATGGTAAGATTCGCCGGTCTGTATCCATAAAAGCCACTCTCTACGGCAGTTTATCAGTGCTCGGGCGTGCCGTGGTGATCCATGAGAAGAAGGACGACATGGGACGAGGAGTAGATGCCGGGAGTCTTCTCCATGGGAACGCAGGAGGACGACTGGCCTGTTGTGTAATTGGAATGAGCAGCTCCAAACTCTGGAATAAATCTCATCCCTAA
- the ing2 gene encoding inhibitor of growth protein 2, with the protein MLGHYPNAEKSQLVSYVEDYLECVESLPLDIQRNVSLLREIDTKYQEILKEVDEVFEKYKKEADGAQRKRLQMQLQRALISSQELGDEKIHVVTQMMEVVENRSRQMEAHSPCFLDPVDAERPPEKSRHETGSGVANAVAERASARRPRRHRNSESRDSCYSANGANGVLEDPSDEPASQPPREKKSKSAKKKKRSKAKPERDVSPAVEFNIDPNEPTYCLCEQVSYGEMIGCDNEQCPIEWFHFSCVGLTYKPKGKWYCPKCRGDSEKTMDKSTERPKKDRRSR; encoded by the exons ATGTTAGGACACTATCCGAACGCGGAGAAATCGCAGCTCGTGAGCTATGTGGAGGATTACCTGGAGTGTGTCGAGTCGCTTCCTCTGGACATCCAGCGAAATGTCTCACTCCTGCGGGAAATCGACACCAAATATCAAG agatCCTAAAGGAGGTAGATGAGGTGTTCGAGAAGTATAAGAAGGAGGCGGATGGCGCTCAGAGGAAGCGTCTCCAGATGCAGCTGCAGCGCGCTCTGATCAGCAGTCAGGAGCTCGGAGATGAGAAGATCCACGTAGTCACGCAGATGATGGAGGTGGTGGAGAACCGCTCGCGCCAGATGGAGGCTCACTCTCCCTGCTTCTTGGACCCCGTCGACGCCGAAAGGCCGCCTGAAAAATCTCGTCACGAGACAGGAAGTGGCGTGGCTAACGCTGTAGCAGAGCGCGCATCGGCACGCAGGCCCCGCCGTCATCGCAACAGCGAGAGCCGTGACTCATGTTACAGCGCAAATGGTGCAAACGGGGTTCTGGAGGACCCGAGTGACGAGCCTGCGTCTCAGCCCCCTCGTGAGAAAAAGTCCAAATCggcgaagaagaagaagcgctcGAAAGCGAAGCCAGAACGCGACGTTTCTCCCGCCGTCGAGTTTAACATTGACCCGAACGAGCCGACATACTGCCTGTGTGAGCAGGTTTCTTACGGGGAGATGATAGGATGCGATAACGAGCAGTGCCCTATTGAGTGGTTCCACTTCTCCTGCGTTGGACTCACCTACAAACCCAAGGGCAAGTGGTACTGTCCCAAGTGCAGAGGAGACAGTGAAAAGACCATGGACAAAAGCACAGAGAGGCCCAAGAAGGACCGCCGGTCCAGGTAG